A window from Telopea speciosissima isolate NSW1024214 ecotype Mountain lineage chromosome 8, Tspe_v1, whole genome shotgun sequence encodes these proteins:
- the LOC122672154 gene encoding protein FAR1-RELATED SEQUENCE 9-like, whose amino-acid sequence MNKYFKGFFKLSTPLNEFVTQYEEAVKTNREKDANADVIYITSAPDCASAHRIEHQASNVYTENVFKVFYEKWYLDFGLKANQCDDEIIKKRYKVFKRDEDREIDVHYMLDNHETDITICGCNLFNKKCILCKHILKKYVITDRSEIPSGYIMPRWTKAARFGNTPSVSVPRSSQG is encoded by the coding sequence ATGAATAAGTATTTTAAGGGCTTCTTCAAATTATCAACACCTCTAAATGAATTTGTTACTCAATATGAAGAGGCTGTCAAAACAAACAGAGAAAAAGATGCCAATGCAGATGTTATCTATATCACCTCAGCCCCTGATTGTGCTTCAGCTCACAGAATCGAGCATCAAGCCTCTAatgtttataccgaaaatgtgTTCAAGGTTTTCTATGAAAAGTGGTATCTAGATTTTGGTCTGAAAGCGAATCAGTGTGATGATGAAATTATAAAGAAAAGGTACAAGGTCTTTAAAAGGGATGAGGATCGAGAGATTGATGTGCATTATATGTTGGATAATCATGAGACTGATATCACAATTTGTGGATGCAACTTGTTCAATAAGAAATGTATATTGTGTAAACATATACTTAAGAAATATGTGATAACAGACAGATCCGAGATTCCCTCAGGGTATATCATGCCTAGGTGGACCAAAGCTGCCCGATTTGGTAACACCCCATCTGTATCTGTGCCAAGGTCATCTCAAGGATAG
- the LOC122672155 gene encoding probable calcium-binding protein CML23: MSFENPSLKSSVYLDNMEEIRKVFKRFDANGDDKLSSTELGNVLNALGSETSPDEIKRMMVEIDTDGDGFIDLQEFADFHRGVNNGDARSTADGIRELKDAFNLFDRDKNGLISVTELHMILKNLGENCSLHDCSKMISSVDADGDSNVNFEEFKKMMMTNSRASSH, translated from the coding sequence ATGAGTTTTGAAAACCCTAGCCTGAAATCTTCTGTTTATCTGGATAACATGGAGGAGATTAGGAAGGTTTTCAAGAGATTTGATGCTAATGGCGATGACAAGCTCTCTTCCACTGAGCTCGGTAATGTTCTCAACGCCCTTGGCTCTGAGACTTCACCAGATGAGATCAAACGGATGATGGTTGAGATTGATACTGATGGTGATGGCTTCATCGATCTCCAAGAGTTCGCTGATTTTCACCGTGGAGTTAACAACGGAGATGCGAGGAGTACTGCTGATGGAATCAGGGAATTAAAAGATGCTTTTAATCTGTTTGATCGGGACAAGAACGGTTTGATATCGGTGACGGAGCTTCACATGATTTTGAAGAACTTGGGCGAGAACTGCTCCCTCCACGACTGCTCCAAGATGATTAGCTCCGTTGATGCCGATGGTGATAGCAACGTTAACTTTGAGGAGttcaagaagatgatgatgactaACAGCAGAGCTTCCTCTCATTAG